From the genome of Isachenkonia alkalipeptolytica, one region includes:
- a CDS encoding sensor histidine kinase, giving the protein MEMNSETKGRGFIIRCSREGIIKDIIRNELKREFPFDPKENIHYYLDHESLIEYKRFFAEVAESGTGLGWKLNLKGQEKNIPLTFAGVLDEEDFFVVAAENADQILDYYEELIKRNSPYGEKIRDIIKRSFTRNVTRNNGLPKNAEVETYHHISTLNNELTNMQRTLTKKNIDLKRLDKQKNEYLGMAVHDLRNPIGTIMGYSEILKGEIQAQLNDEQREMLDLISSSSEYMLKIIDDFLDVSKIQLGNLQLDKYLINIEDLVRHNISNNLIVARQKDINLEYLLKGESPFAKVDPGKLNQVLNNLIGNSVKFSPSHSSIKVTVSSDHEKVIIEVSDQGLGISMKDKEKLFKPYQQTDTKSTEGEKGEGLGLAIVKKIIKGHGGDIKVESEEGKGSRFSVLLPKEEVN; this is encoded by the coding sequence ATGGAGATGAATTCTGAGACAAAGGGCCGAGGCTTTATTATTCGTTGCAGCCGGGAAGGCATTATTAAAGATATTATCCGAAATGAACTGAAACGGGAATTTCCCTTTGATCCCAAAGAAAACATCCATTATTACCTGGATCATGAAAGTCTTATAGAATATAAAAGATTTTTTGCCGAAGTAGCGGAATCCGGTACCGGTTTAGGTTGGAAACTGAATCTTAAGGGCCAGGAAAAAAATATACCCTTGACCTTTGCTGGGGTTCTGGATGAGGAAGACTTTTTTGTTGTTGCCGCCGAGAACGCAGATCAAATTTTAGATTATTACGAGGAACTGATCAAAAGGAACAGCCCCTATGGGGAGAAGATTCGTGATATTATAAAAAGAAGTTTTACAAGAAATGTCACACGAAACAATGGGTTGCCTAAAAATGCAGAGGTAGAAACTTATCATCATATCAGCACCTTGAATAATGAGTTAACCAATATGCAACGAACATTAACGAAAAAAAACATTGATCTGAAGCGTTTGGATAAGCAGAAAAACGAATACTTAGGTATGGCGGTTCATGATCTTCGTAATCCCATAGGTACCATTATGGGGTATAGTGAAATACTGAAGGGAGAAATTCAAGCGCAATTGAATGATGAACAAAGAGAGATGCTGGATTTGATCTCCAGCTCCAGTGAATATATGCTGAAGATTATAGATGATTTTCTTGATGTTTCTAAAATTCAGTTGGGGAATTTGCAGTTGGATAAATATTTAATAAATATTGAGGACCTTGTAAGACATAATATTTCCAATAATCTTATTGTGGCTCGTCAAAAGGATATTAATCTGGAATATCTCCTTAAAGGAGAATCCCCATTTGCAAAAGTGGATCCCGGTAAGTTGAACCAAGTACTAAATAATCTAATAGGGAATTCTGTAAAATTTTCCCCCTCCCACAGCAGTATAAAAGTCACGGTATCATCGGACCATGAGAAGGTGATCATCGAAGTGTCAGACCAAGGCCTTGGGATTTCAATGAAAGATAAAGAAAAACTGTTTAAGCCCTATCAGCAGACGGATACAAAAAGTACCGAAGGAGAAAAGGGGGAAGGATTGGGTCTTGCCATAGTTAAAAAAATCATCAAAGGTCATGGCGGGGACATAAAAGTGGAATCGGAAGAGGGAAAGGGCTCGAGATTCTCTGTGCTACTTCCGAAGGAAGAAGTGAATTAA
- the chrA gene encoding chromate efflux transporter, whose protein sequence is MEEKRTIGRSTFLKDVLICSLGAYGGPEAHYGVFTDQMVIKKKYLTEEELVELMALTGILPGPSSTQTIVAIGYKTGGPLLALLTMLVWALPVLIVMTLLSFLTQILTDMNLSQEGLRYIGPMAVGFIIVAAYRIGRKVIKDGITLGLLIFGGVTTYFLREPWVFPLVLIFGGAVSVLTSREKDMWHRVKLNPPWKYLILFGTFALGSLVLVFLSDNQMIRLFESFYRYGYLVIGGGQVVIPMMYSEIVEVNQHMSSQEFLTGYGLVQGLPGPMFSFSAYAGGMAARGGSAVTQVLGAVVSGISIFLPGLLLIYFIYPVWERLKGIKGIKIALRGITAVAGGLITIAAVILMQSSGFAIDNFIVMILTVALLLTKKIPAPLIVLAVLVSGFLL, encoded by the coding sequence TTGGAAGAAAAAAGAACGATAGGACGGAGTACATTTTTAAAAGACGTTTTGATCTGTTCTCTCGGTGCCTACGGTGGCCCCGAGGCTCACTACGGAGTTTTTACGGATCAGATGGTTATTAAGAAAAAATATTTGACCGAAGAAGAGCTTGTGGAGCTGATGGCCTTAACCGGAATTTTACCGGGTCCCAGTAGCACCCAGACGATTGTTGCTATCGGATACAAAACCGGTGGGCCGCTGCTGGCGCTGCTGACCATGCTGGTATGGGCATTGCCTGTTCTTATAGTAATGACCCTACTTTCTTTTTTGACCCAAATACTAACGGATATGAACCTCTCCCAGGAAGGACTGCGCTACATTGGTCCTATGGCTGTAGGGTTTATTATTGTAGCCGCATACCGAATCGGACGAAAGGTGATAAAAGACGGAATCACCTTGGGACTTTTAATATTTGGAGGGGTAACTACATATTTTTTGAGGGAACCCTGGGTGTTTCCCTTGGTGTTGATCTTTGGCGGAGCCGTAAGTGTTTTAACATCTAGGGAAAAGGATATGTGGCATCGGGTTAAATTGAACCCTCCATGGAAGTACTTAATTCTCTTTGGAACCTTCGCCTTAGGAAGCCTGGTGCTGGTGTTTCTCTCGGATAATCAAATGATTCGGCTATTTGAGAGTTTCTACCGCTACGGTTATTTGGTCATCGGCGGCGGACAGGTGGTAATTCCGATGATGTACAGTGAGATTGTGGAAGTGAATCAACACATGAGTAGTCAAGAGTTCTTAACGGGCTACGGTCTGGTACAGGGGCTTCCCGGTCCGATGTTCAGCTTCAGCGCCTATGCCGGGGGCATGGCAGCTCGGGGAGGAAGTGCCGTAACCCAGGTCCTTGGTGCTGTGGTCAGCGGCATAAGCATCTTTCTGCCGGGGCTTTTATTAATTTACTTTATCTATCCCGTGTGGGAACGGCTGAAAGGGATAAAAGGTATTAAAATCGCTCTTCGGGGGATTACCGCCGTGGCCGGAGGACTGATTACCATTGCAGCGGTGATCTTAATGCAAAGCAGCGGGTTTGCGATCGATAACTTTATAGTTATGATCTTGACCGTCGCATTGCTTCTGACGAAGAAAATACCGGCACCCCTGATTGTTCTGGCGGTTCTGGTTTCTGGATTTTTGCTTTAG
- a CDS encoding universal stress protein, giving the protein MKILVGFDGSEGSKKALKMARSLIYTCVVGEITVVHVQRKSPIKYASYEEVLDISDMDQTLKEVFDEAYKESQESIKYLENAKVELKIIKGDNPAQVLADYAEDRAFDLIVVGARGASGLNKWRPGSVSKGIVDNCCTSVLVAK; this is encoded by the coding sequence ATGAAGATTTTGGTAGGATTTGATGGTTCTGAGGGCAGCAAAAAAGCATTAAAGATGGCAAGGAGTTTAATCTACACCTGTGTGGTTGGTGAAATAACGGTTGTTCATGTACAGAGAAAGAGTCCTATCAAGTATGCATCCTATGAAGAAGTACTGGACATAAGTGATATGGATCAGACTTTAAAAGAAGTTTTTGATGAGGCCTACAAAGAAAGTCAGGAATCAATCAAATACCTAGAAAATGCTAAGGTAGAACTTAAAATCATAAAGGGGGATAATCCGGCTCAAGTATTAGCGGATTATGCAGAGGATAGAGCGTTTGATCTGATTGTTGTGGGTGCAAGGGGAGCCAGCGGATTAAATAAATGGAGACCCGGCAGTGTAAGTAAGGGAATCGTGGATAATTGCTGCACAAGTGTGTTGGTTGCAAAATAG
- a CDS encoding folate family ECF transporter S component: protein MDRSDNISVKRFFSPGKLTTRTLVISALLISMAVVLGQFSFMVGPSVRIGFSRIPIIVSGMLLGPLAGGLTGIVHDLINFIMRPAGGFHPGFTLSAMMTGMIPGFIVQFSLFSGFRKFNRSRKAFTVTNVVTSVAAVYLIVTLLMNTYWLSQLIGDSYLVLLPVRASTQLLANVVNALVIVMLAKPLENFKKQYS from the coding sequence ATGGATCGTTCGGATAATATAAGTGTCAAAAGATTTTTCAGCCCGGGAAAATTAACCACAAGAACTCTGGTTATCAGTGCATTGCTGATTTCCATGGCGGTGGTACTGGGTCAATTTTCCTTTATGGTAGGACCCAGTGTGCGGATAGGATTCAGTCGAATTCCAATTATCGTATCCGGTATGCTGTTAGGGCCCTTAGCCGGAGGGTTGACGGGCATTGTACATGATTTGATCAACTTTATCATGCGGCCTGCCGGCGGTTTTCACCCCGGATTTACCCTGAGTGCCATGATGACGGGAATGATTCCCGGATTTATTGTTCAGTTCAGTTTATTCTCCGGTTTTAGAAAGTTTAACAGATCTCGAAAAGCATTTACCGTAACCAATGTGGTTACCAGTGTTGCTGCGGTTTACTTGATTGTAACCTTGTTGATGAACACCTACTGGCTATCCCAGTTAATCGGGGACAGCTATCTGGTGTTGCTGCCCGTAAGGGCATCAACCCAGTTGTTGGCCAATGTGGTAAATGCCTTAGTGATTGTGATGCTTGCGAAACCTTTGGAAAACTTTAAAAAACAGTATTCATAA
- a CDS encoding nitroreductase family protein, with translation MNAPHYIAIYSEEKEGYLLNAGYILQQLDLYLSKEGIGTLWLGLGKPQESLKAKNGLLYVITLAVGKAKKKLQRKSSAECKRKAGTVHLILGAKHLLRDLFLLRSFEPTTDFILFSR, from the coding sequence ATCAATGCCCCTCATTATATTGCGATTTATTCCGAGGAAAAGGAAGGATATTTATTGAATGCCGGTTATATTCTGCAACAACTGGACTTGTATTTATCAAAAGAAGGGATTGGAACCCTATGGCTGGGACTGGGCAAACCTCAAGAAAGCCTGAAAGCCAAGAACGGCTTACTATATGTAATCACTTTGGCCGTTGGGAAGGCCAAGAAAAAACTTCAGCGGAAAAGCAGCGCCGAGTGTAAACGAAAGGCAGGAACGGTTCACTTGATCCTCGGAGCAAAGCATTTGCTCCGGGATTTATTTTTATTGAGGTCTTTCGAACCAACCACGGACTTTATATTATTCTCCCGTTGA
- a CDS encoding ArsR/SmtB family transcription factor has protein sequence MKSLQGFLKLISEETRLRILMLLNEEALCVCELEAILEVPQPRVSKILSKYRDLGLVIDERKGKFIYYKLALKDPLHQAIVSTIKEKRETIEQLSRDYQRMLTKEGLLNACQGSPSELE, from the coding sequence ATGAAATCTTTACAGGGATTTTTAAAACTGATCTCGGAAGAAACCCGACTTAGGATCCTGATGTTGTTAAATGAAGAGGCCTTATGTGTTTGTGAACTGGAAGCAATATTAGAAGTTCCCCAACCCAGAGTATCAAAAATTCTTTCGAAATATCGGGATTTGGGTTTGGTGATCGACGAGAGAAAGGGAAAGTTCATTTACTATAAACTTGCTTTAAAGGATCCGTTGCATCAGGCCATCGTTTCCACTATAAAAGAAAAAAGAGAAACCATTGAACAGTTATCCCGGGATTATCAACGCATGTTGACAAAAGAGGGGTTACTTAATGCCTGTCAAGGCTCCCCCTCGGAACTGGAATAA
- a CDS encoding permease, with amino-acid sequence MELFLETIKSGFEAVGDYVTLRRLMSLTIAFFLSGAIAQFMSQGAVLKYFGPKADKRVAYLIASLSGAILTVCSCSVLPMFASIRQKGAGIGPAITFLFSGPAINVLAISMTFTALGYDIGLVRVIGAVIISLVIGLIMFLIYNKSEVVDESEEMFSVEDDSDRTMLQNMMFFANLLAILISGVRNPIPTLLLVALLFLQLKKNFTLEEVKDWAAETGDLAKKIAPLFLVGIFAAGVIQALLPHEVVAQFVGENTYAANLLASVFAAFMYFSTLTEIPIVEAFMEMNMAKGPATALLLAGPSLSLPNMIVISRVLGKKKTATYIVLVMFISAAVGLVAGNIFY; translated from the coding sequence ATGGAATTATTTTTAGAAACCATTAAATCAGGATTTGAAGCCGTGGGAGACTATGTGACCCTTCGACGGTTAATGTCTTTAACCATTGCCTTTTTCCTTTCCGGTGCCATTGCTCAGTTCATGTCTCAAGGCGCCGTACTGAAATACTTTGGTCCGAAAGCGGATAAAAGAGTGGCTTACTTAATTGCATCATTATCAGGAGCGATTTTAACGGTATGCTCCTGTTCAGTGCTGCCCATGTTTGCAAGTATACGACAGAAAGGGGCCGGGATTGGTCCAGCTATTACCTTCCTGTTTTCCGGACCCGCTATTAACGTGTTGGCCATCAGCATGACCTTTACGGCACTGGGGTACGATATTGGACTGGTTAGAGTAATCGGAGCCGTAATTATTTCTCTGGTTATTGGGCTGATAATGTTCTTGATTTACAACAAAAGCGAAGTGGTGGATGAAAGTGAGGAAATGTTCAGTGTAGAGGATGACAGCGATCGGACGATGCTACAGAACATGATGTTTTTCGCCAACCTACTGGCTATATTAATTTCCGGAGTGCGAAATCCTATACCCACCCTGTTATTAGTGGCATTGCTTTTCCTTCAACTGAAAAAGAACTTTACCTTGGAGGAAGTGAAGGACTGGGCAGCGGAAACCGGAGATCTGGCAAAAAAAATTGCCCCCTTATTCCTAGTGGGAATTTTTGCGGCGGGAGTTATTCAGGCTCTGCTTCCCCATGAGGTGGTAGCTCAGTTTGTCGGTGAGAACACTTATGCTGCGAACCTTTTAGCTTCTGTATTTGCCGCATTCATGTATTTCTCAACTCTTACGGAGATCCCTATTGTAGAAGCCTTTATGGAAATGAATATGGCAAAAGGCCCTGCTACAGCTCTTTTATTAGCGGGACCATCCTTGAGTCTTCCGAATATGATTGTTATTTCCAGAGTATTGGGTAAGAAAAAAACCGCTACCTATATTGTTTTGGTAATGTTTATATCCGCCGCTGTAGGATTGGTGGCAGGCAATATTTTCTATTAA
- a CDS encoding DUF1847 domain-containing protein, whose amino-acid sequence MYKCTNCGVLACIEESPQSLPGNCPMISETLLAKSFSEYEKEENKDFHLKATEIEAAGYGQWPRVREIMEFAKSMNYRKIGIAFCLGLHKEAGTLNHILEEAGFETISVICKTGGVAKEKIGIKDALKVRPGTYETICNPVAQAKLLNERQCDFNIVVGLCVGHDSMFYKYSKAMVSTLITKDRVLAHNPAGALYCSEGYFKSKISDGNKGE is encoded by the coding sequence ATGTATAAATGTACAAACTGCGGGGTGCTGGCATGTATAGAGGAAAGTCCTCAAAGCCTTCCGGGAAACTGTCCGATGATTAGTGAGACCCTTTTGGCGAAATCTTTCTCCGAATACGAAAAGGAAGAAAACAAAGACTTCCATTTGAAAGCCACGGAGATCGAAGCGGCAGGGTATGGACAATGGCCAAGAGTAAGGGAAATCATGGAGTTTGCCAAGTCCATGAATTACAGGAAAATAGGTATCGCTTTTTGTCTCGGGCTCCATAAGGAAGCGGGAACTTTAAACCATATATTAGAGGAGGCGGGATTTGAGACGATTTCGGTGATCTGTAAAACCGGCGGGGTGGCGAAGGAGAAAATCGGTATAAAAGATGCATTGAAAGTACGTCCCGGTACCTATGAGACAATCTGCAACCCTGTGGCCCAGGCGAAGCTGCTAAATGAGCGGCAATGTGATTTTAACATCGTGGTAGGACTTTGTGTCGGTCATGATTCCATGTTTTATAAATATTCGAAAGCAATGGTGAGCACTTTAATTACGAAGGATCGGGTCCTGGCCCATAATCCCGCTGGAGCATTATACTGCTCGGAAGGGTATTTTAAATCTAAAATTTCTGATGGAAATAAAGGGGAGTGA
- a CDS encoding plasmid pRiA4b ORF-3 family protein: MYIQCTQKLREKMGLMERDLISGKDYQQYPSSLRAWHGNLIEYNEKQSVVLINDETRYGVLLFGMKDKEFKKIDGLILEGIRVALEMEGVRPEVIEEYLQEEKGIFYGKTKNRSTVAKLNSTTRNLHMSHRALEEDRIIQRNLSRLESRYPVEHGGYPYALMLLNLHAFDPYRKKSVVETPLYQLKIQLDLKGHEVYRRVAVPGLFTFRQLHRIIMMVFDWHETHLHFFEIEKENGESIRILMDDDPETLECFNEEAHQIMMDKTTLLQDVFPRHNLVKYTYDLGDHWVHKIELEQITMANQLEGEYLGGMGDRPPEDVGGESGFKEYLEVIRDEEHSDHERMKIWGESQKEKPRDSQRINQRIRWIF, from the coding sequence ATGTATATTCAATGCACACAAAAGCTTAGAGAGAAGATGGGTTTAATGGAAAGAGATCTTATCTCGGGAAAGGATTATCAACAATATCCCAGTTCCCTAAGGGCATGGCACGGGAATTTGATTGAATACAACGAAAAGCAGTCGGTGGTGCTGATCAATGATGAAACCCGTTATGGGGTTCTCTTATTTGGAATGAAGGATAAGGAGTTTAAAAAGATCGACGGGCTGATCCTTGAGGGGATTCGTGTTGCCCTGGAAATGGAAGGGGTGAGACCGGAAGTCATCGAAGAATACTTACAGGAGGAAAAAGGGATTTTCTATGGAAAAACAAAAAATCGGAGCACGGTTGCCAAACTTAATAGCACTACAAGAAATCTTCATATGTCCCATCGGGCCCTGGAAGAGGACCGGATCATTCAGCGGAACCTCTCTCGGTTGGAAAGTCGATATCCTGTTGAACACGGCGGATATCCCTATGCTTTAATGCTTCTGAATCTTCATGCCTTTGACCCTTATAGGAAAAAAAGCGTCGTTGAAACACCCCTTTATCAGTTGAAGATTCAGCTTGACCTGAAGGGCCATGAAGTTTACCGAAGGGTTGCGGTCCCGGGACTTTTTACCTTTAGACAGCTCCACAGAATCATTATGATGGTTTTTGATTGGCATGAAACTCACCTTCATTTTTTTGAAATAGAGAAAGAGAATGGGGAATCTATCCGGATTTTAATGGACGATGATCCGGAAACCTTGGAGTGTTTTAATGAAGAAGCTCATCAGATCATGATGGATAAAACAACGTTGTTGCAGGATGTTTTTCCTCGACACAACCTGGTTAAATACACTTATGATCTCGGAGATCACTGGGTACACAAAATAGAACTGGAGCAAATCACGATGGCTAATCAGCTGGAAGGTGAATACCTGGGCGGTATGGGGGACCGGCCTCCGGAGGATGTAGGCGGTGAATCGGGCTTTAAGGAATATCTTGAGGTGATCAGAGATGAAGAGCATTCGGATCATGAAAGGATGAAAATCTGGGGGGAAAGTCAGAAAGAAAAGCCCAGGGATTCCCAACGAATTAACCAAAGGATTCGATGGATCTTTTAA
- a CDS encoding class I SAM-dependent methyltransferase, whose translation MLSKENFDRWSEEYDESIQKSKGYPFEGYYDVLGYVQGKIKGQGTVKVLDIGVGTGQLTQQLYKNGARIFGLDFSEKMIREARKKMPEAVFFQQDLNEGVPTEIREEKFDYIVSSYVLHHFHNTVKMGIIEELRNLLYPKGEILVADVAFENEEDLNRCKQKCGNEWDDEEFYMIGKEMTEALEKNGLESDYQQISSCAGVLSIQSNN comes from the coding sequence ATGCTAAGCAAAGAAAATTTTGACCGATGGTCGGAAGAGTATGATGAAAGCATTCAAAAAAGCAAAGGCTATCCCTTTGAGGGGTATTATGATGTCCTTGGATATGTACAGGGAAAAATCAAAGGGCAGGGGACGGTGAAGGTATTAGATATCGGTGTCGGTACGGGACAACTCACCCAGCAGCTTTATAAAAATGGAGCCCGTATTTTCGGGCTGGATTTTTCGGAGAAGATGATTCGGGAAGCCCGAAAGAAGATGCCCGAGGCAGTGTTTTTTCAACAGGATCTAAATGAAGGGGTCCCTACAGAAATTCGTGAAGAAAAGTTTGACTATATTGTCTCTTCCTATGTACTGCATCATTTCCATAATACCGTAAAGATGGGCATCATCGAAGAACTGCGCAATCTTCTATACCCTAAGGGAGAAATCCTGGTGGCGGATGTAGCCTTTGAAAATGAAGAAGATTTGAATCGCTGCAAACAAAAATGTGGTAATGAATGGGATGATGAGGAATTTTATATGATTGGAAAAGAGATGACCGAAGCTTTAGAAAAAAATGGACTGGAATCGGATTATCAGCAGATCTCCTCCTGTGCCGGGGTACTAAGTATTCAGAGTAATAATTAG
- a CDS encoding tetratricopeptide repeat protein, giving the protein MKYCNVCEKHVEPVKADWNWKWFILLVLTVVGWIPYVIYHVFLKKNNRCSICQSDELSKFSPEERAENKKRREMRKAKRAAQKGEGNVGFEEDLMDVFDDETENLLKKADIAFEEGEGDQAVKLIDKALDIYEEDEDVTGSFPLYKKKAFYLYKSGRNDEAWELYNHMYSKCDEKRILLAQLFNEKRKMLEFEGKYLGALREAIMAKIYYDWCYLDKDRSDEIDYDWTEDDSFNELARKAEKEHRWEEARQVLVEAYDDLENLDFPEVNKKVHTLFRK; this is encoded by the coding sequence ATGAAATACTGCAATGTATGTGAAAAGCACGTTGAACCGGTAAAAGCCGACTGGAACTGGAAATGGTTCATCCTGTTAGTCTTAACAGTGGTGGGATGGATTCCTTATGTAATTTATCATGTTTTTTTAAAGAAAAATAATCGGTGTTCCATATGTCAATCAGATGAACTGTCAAAGTTCAGTCCTGAAGAACGGGCAGAAAATAAAAAAAGAAGAGAGATGAGAAAAGCAAAGAGGGCAGCCCAAAAGGGTGAAGGTAACGTGGGTTTTGAAGAGGACCTGATGGATGTTTTTGATGATGAAACGGAAAATTTATTAAAAAAAGCCGACATAGCCTTTGAAGAGGGGGAGGGTGATCAGGCTGTAAAACTGATTGACAAAGCATTGGATATTTATGAAGAGGATGAGGATGTAACCGGATCGTTTCCCTTATATAAGAAAAAAGCCTTCTATTTATATAAGAGCGGAAGGAACGATGAAGCCTGGGAACTATACAATCACATGTATAGTAAATGTGACGAAAAGCGTATACTTCTGGCACAATTGTTCAATGAGAAAAGAAAGATGCTGGAATTTGAAGGGAAATACTTAGGCGCTCTCCGGGAGGCGATCATGGCAAAGATATACTATGATTGGTGTTATCTGGATAAGGACCGGAGCGACGAAATCGATTATGATTGGACTGAGGACGATTCTTTTAATGAGTTAGCCAGAAAAGCGGAGAAAGAACATCGGTGGGAGGAAGCCAGGCAAGTTTTGGTGGAAGCCTATGATGACCTGGAAAACCTTGACTTTCCTGAGGTGAACAAAAAGGTGCACACTCTTTTTAGGAAGTAG
- a CDS encoding diguanylate cyclase domain-containing protein — protein sequence MSKLLEKYKKLLIEAKKLERINPKEGALLAEEVRSFAKEHNHEILESEALLRIGRCSYLKGDLEAASGILNEGLLLVDGLGAKEVECEMNLSMGNTYYFMEIHDQAVSYYTKALDISRKENLIHLEAGILNNIAAIFYSLEDMEDSLEYIKSGMGRQKEGSDAFLETSFAYNLAELYYRNAQMTEARSQIDRTMEMIDGNKDRLLYAKVLHILGLIENEEGKKESCFTHLEMALEISIETKEFLMEMELRLDLAECLIKEKKTDRSIRILQEAVEKNTKNEFGTAMLKIYRKLAEYYDLRGEQESANYYYRKHLLTLQGIEEEKKRERVRGIKLHLKLKQYKDETELYKNLSSKLQEKTGLLSDSYKQMQIVSEIGQKITAKLDIESIFEDLYKDMSRLMKLNTLGIGIYDRKTCSIKYSLSMEDGEIMPVHRINLENPSSLAAYSVNQDQELIINDMEKEYHQYVNKRSSSVGKPSKSAVFIPLKVKEKLIGVLTVQSREINSYSDKSLMALNTLASYIAIAINNAQKSQDLKKEIQNKERAQKSLQVLNKKLKKLSNKDGLTKVANRRYLDYQLEKDWQKALKHAQKISLLLLDIDYFKEYNDFYGHLKGDEVLKKIAEILTRTLEEEVLEDTVARYGGDEFMVVLPEADLEKGKKIADKVMREMKKEEIQHEESPLLNRVSLSIGIATVIPEGNNHTCLINKADQALYKAKRNGRNRIGAIG from the coding sequence ATGAGTAAATTATTAGAGAAGTATAAAAAGCTTCTTATAGAAGCTAAAAAACTTGAGCGGATTAATCCTAAGGAGGGGGCCCTTTTAGCAGAGGAGGTTCGAAGTTTTGCAAAAGAGCACAATCATGAAATACTGGAGTCAGAGGCCCTACTTCGGATCGGTCGATGCAGTTATTTGAAGGGAGACTTGGAAGCGGCTTCTGGTATTTTGAATGAAGGACTATTGCTGGTGGACGGTCTGGGGGCCAAGGAAGTGGAATGTGAAATGAATTTATCCATGGGCAACACCTACTACTTTATGGAGATCCATGATCAGGCGGTTTCATATTATACAAAGGCTTTGGATATTTCAAGAAAAGAAAACTTAATCCATTTGGAAGCGGGAATATTGAACAATATTGCAGCTATTTTTTATAGTCTGGAGGATATGGAGGATTCCCTTGAGTATATCAAAAGCGGGATGGGTCGCCAAAAAGAAGGTAGCGATGCTTTTCTGGAAACTTCTTTTGCTTATAATCTTGCAGAGCTTTACTATAGGAATGCTCAAATGACCGAAGCCAGGAGTCAGATTGATCGAACTATGGAGATGATCGATGGAAATAAAGATCGATTACTGTATGCGAAAGTCTTACATATTTTAGGTTTGATTGAAAACGAAGAGGGGAAAAAAGAAAGTTGCTTTACCCATCTGGAAATGGCTTTGGAAATATCCATTGAAACGAAGGAGTTTTTAATGGAAATGGAACTCCGTTTGGACTTAGCGGAGTGCCTAATCAAGGAGAAAAAAACGGACCGAAGTATAAGGATTCTCCAGGAGGCAGTGGAGAAAAATACCAAAAATGAATTTGGCACGGCGATGTTAAAGATCTATCGAAAGCTTGCAGAATACTATGATCTTAGAGGAGAGCAGGAAAGTGCCAACTATTATTATCGAAAACATCTTTTGACTTTACAGGGAATCGAAGAAGAAAAAAAGCGGGAAAGGGTTCGGGGAATCAAGCTGCACTTGAAATTAAAACAATATAAGGATGAAACCGAGTTATATAAAAATCTATCCTCAAAACTTCAAGAAAAAACCGGACTTCTTTCGGACTCCTATAAGCAGATGCAAATAGTCAGTGAGATAGGGCAAAAGATCACGGCGAAACTTGATATTGAAAGCATTTTTGAGGATTTGTACAAGGATATGAGTCGGTTGATGAAGCTTAATACCTTAGGGATTGGAATTTATGATCGCAAGACCTGTTCCATAAAGTATAGTCTGTCGATGGAGGACGGAGAAATAATGCCAGTCCACCGTATCAATTTAGAAAATCCCAGCAGCTTAGCCGCCTATTCCGTCAACCAGGATCAGGAACTGATTATCAATGACATGGAAAAGGAATATCATCAATACGTCAACAAGAGAAGCTCCAGTGTGGGGAAACCTTCAAAATCCGCAGTATTTATCCCTCTCAAGGTGAAAGAAAAACTGATTGGGGTGTTAACGGTGCAATCCAGAGAAATTAACTCCTACTCCGACAAAAGCTTGATGGCTTTAAATACCCTAGCTTCCTATATTGCAATTGCCATTAATAATGCTCAGAAGTCTCAGGATCTAAAAAAGGAAATTCAAAACAAGGAAAGGGCACAAAAAAGCTTACAGGTATTAAATAAGAAACTGAAGAAGCTTTCCAATAAGGATGGTTTAACGAAAGTAGCCAATCGAAGGTATTTGGACTATCAATTGGAAAAGGATTGGCAAAAAGCCCTTAAACATGCTCAGAAAATTTCACTGCTGCTTTTGGATATCGACTATTTTAAAGAATACAATGACTTTTACGGACACTTAAAAGGGGACGAGGTCTTAAAAAAAATTGCGGAGATTTTGACCCGGACACTGGAAGAAGAGGTTTTAGAGGATACCGTCGCTCGATACGGAGGAGATGAGTTTATGGTGGTCTTACCGGAAGCCGATCTTGAGAAAGGAAAGAAAATAGCCGATAAAGTCATGAGGGAAATGAAAAAGGAAGAAATTCAGCATGAAGAGAGTCCCTTGCTTAATCGGGTATCCCTGTCTATAGGTATTGCAACGGTAATTCCGGAGGGCAACAATCACACCTGCTTAATAAATAAGGCGGACCAGGCCCTTTATAAAGCCAAGAGAAACGGAAGAAACCGCATCGGAGCTATCGGATAG